A DNA window from Zingiber officinale cultivar Zhangliang chromosome 3A, Zo_v1.1, whole genome shotgun sequence contains the following coding sequences:
- the LOC122052711 gene encoding pentatricopeptide repeat-containing protein At5g56310-like produces MTPPRPCSLAISLRRLRSAPSFTHKKLLQFQTLLIVHPSPPYSLLHFLPDFLSRFARSWPVSHTSLLLRHFSAFRPSSLWSHFLRSISHHHPHARSLLLLLLCHAVGHQDRLPDWAILTLLLPRCAALPEASDVFGRVIHCQILTSGLLPDHVLMTGLLAYYSKCGDLPSAKKVFAEMPGKDVIAHNAMIAALSCHGLAEDARTLFDQMCERSSASWSSMITCYCKLGYLDSARQLFDRNPIKDVVSWNAMIDGYCKMGNLVEARELFDQMGTLKDAVTWNTLISGYLHHREFGMAITMFQLMQMENVNPTEITMASLLSACAHLGTLHMGRWIHAYIQNHRLKIDLVLGNALVVMYFKCGDVETALSVFRGMPIRNIFCWNSVIAGLGTNGYGQQAIETFLEMNRLERIKPDGVTFVGLLSACSHSGLVAEGKQYFSQMLHIYGVEPQIEHYGCMVDILGRAGFLKDALHLLETMPVRPNAIVWGSLLRACHIHRDSKVSEQVTQHLLELDPNDEANYVLLSNIYASSRRWDDVEKCRGIMFRKKVHKSPGCSSIEVNSRLHEFLVGDTSHPQFEQIYAFLAGIEKEMRELGYQSNTGSALHHIEDEKENEVIYHSEKFAIALGIS; encoded by the coding sequence ATGACCCCGCCGCGGCCCTGTTCCCTTGCTATCTCACTCCGCCGCCTCCGAAGTGCGCCGTCTTTCACCCATAAAAAACTCCTCCAGTTCCAAACCCTCCTCATCGTCCACCCTTCTCCTCCCTACTCTCTCCTCCATTTCCTCCCGGACTTCCTCTCTCGCTTCGCCCGCTCTTGGCCTGTCTCCCACACGTCGCTTCTCCTCCGCCACTTCTCCGCCTTCCGCCCTTCCTCTCTATGGAGCCACTTCCTACGCTCCATATCCCACCACCATCCCCACGCCcgctcccttctcctcctcctcctctgccaCGCCGTGGGCCATCAAGACCGCCTCCCCGACTGGGCCATCCTCACCCTGCTGCTTCCCCGCTGCGCCGCTCTCCCCGAAGCTAGTGACGTCTTCGGAAGGGTCATCCATTGCCAGATTCTCACTTCGGGTCTCTTACCAGACCACGTTCTCATGACAGGGCTGCTCGCCTATTACTCGAAATGCGGTGACCTGCCTTCCGCGAAAAAAGTGTTCGCCGAAATGCCTGGTAAGGACGTGATCGCCCACAATGCTATGATCGCCGCTCTGAGCTGCCATGGGCTGGCGGAGGACGCTCGGACACTCTTTGACCAGATGTGCGAGCGAAGCTCAGCATCCTGGAGCTCAATGATCACTTGCTACTGCAAGCTGGGCTACCTTGATTCTGCTCGTCAATTGTTTGACCGGAATCCGATCAAGGATGTCGTCTCTTGGAACGCGATGATCGATGGCTACTGTAAGATGGGGAATTTGGTTGAGGCTCGCGAACTGTTCGATCAAATGGGGACGTTGAAGGACGCAGTGACATGGAACACTTTGATCTCTGGATATTTGCATCATAGAGAATTTGGGATGGCAATCACTATGTTTCAGCTGATGCAGATGGAGAATGTGAATCCTACAGAGATAACCATGGCTAGCCTGCTGTCGGCCTGTGCCCACTTGGGTACTTTGCACATGGGCAGATGGATCCATGCCTACATTCAGAACCACAGACTGAAAATTGATTTGGTATTAGGCAATGCCCTCGTAGTTATGTACTTCAAATGTGGGGATGTGGAGACTGCTCTGTCTGTCTTTCGTGGGATGCCTATCAGAAACATTTTCTGTTGGAATTCTGTCATTGCAGGACTTGGGACAAATGGTTATGGTCAACAAGCTATAGAAACGTTTCTTGAGATGAACAGACTAGAGAGAATTAAACCAGATGGAGTGACCTTTGTGGGGCTCCTCTCTGCATGCAGTCATTCAGGGTTAGTAGCTGAGGGCAAACAATATTTTTCtcagatgcttcatatttatggAGTTGAACCCCAGATCGAACACTATGGTTGCATGGTTGACATTCTAGGGCGGGCGGGCTTTCTCAAAGATGCATTGCATCTACTAGAGACAATGCCAGTTCGACCTAATGCAATAGTCTGGGGAAGTTTGCTCCGTGCTTGCCACATTCATAGGGACAGTAAAGTAAGTGAACAAGTAACCCAACATCTGCTAGAGTTGGATCCAAATGATGAAGCTAATTATGTCCTCCTATCAAACATATATGCATCTTCCAGACGTTGGGACGATGTAGAGAAATGCCGGGGCATCATGTTCAGAAAAAAAGTGCATAAGTCACCCGGTTGTAGTTCAATTGAGGTAAACAGCAGGCTTCATGAGTTTTTGGTTGGTGATACCTCACATCCTCAGTTCGAGCAGATATATGCTTTTCTTGCTGGTATCGAGAAGGAAATGAGGGAGCTTGGGTACCAATCAAATACAGGTTCTGCACTTCACCATATAGAGGATGAGAAGGAAAATGAAGTGATATACCACAGTGAGAAGTTTGCAATCGCTTTGGGAATATCATGA